A genomic stretch from Nicotiana tabacum cultivar K326 unplaced genomic scaffold, ASM71507v2 Un00007, whole genome shotgun sequence includes:
- the LOC107781291 gene encoding F-box/kelch-repeat protein At3g06240-like: protein MMVDGIMKKLPEDVVIYILLKFTVKSLIRFKCISRTWYTLVQSSTFINLHLNRPTTRKNEFILFSRSIKVEPHGLKNVISIIYSDNDDDLNSIFPDLDPPYLTFSYYYAYNELVGPCNGLLVLTDFEVIILLNPATRNYMPLPSSPFVCAEGLNLSIMGGVGFGFDWIGNDYKVIRILEVFKDADWSPDVIDQKVEVYDLHTDSWREFRVGQQFPKVHWLPHFEIFHKGAFHWYANIDDAMVILCFDMSTEIFRTMIMPDSFNDYDGKYYSLVILNESLTLICYPDSYAEIDLTQDSMDVWIMMDYGVRDSWTKKYMIRPPPFKSPLTIWKNHLLFLQNKGGLLISYDLISNEAKEFNLQGYPQSLRIIVYKESLISIPKRVRRSSSS from the coding sequence ATGATGGTAGATGGAATTATGAAAAAATTGCCTGAAGATGTGGTAATTTATATACTTTTGAAGTTCACAGTGAAATCTCTTATACGATTTAAATGCATCTCCAGAACTTGGTATACTCTCGTACAATCCTCAACATTTATCAATCTTCATCTCAATCGCCCTACAACCAGAAAAAACGAATTCATTCTTTTCAGTCGCTCCATCAAAGTAGAACCTCACGGATTAAAAAATGTCATATCTATTATTTACAGTGATAATGACGATGATCTTAACTCCATCTTTCCAGATCTAGATCCGCCATATCTGACCTTCAGTTATTACTATGCGTATAATGAACTAGTCGGCCCTTGCAATGGTTTACTTGTTTTGACGGATTTTGAAGTTATTATCTTGTTAAATCCAGCTACTAGAAATTACATGCCACTCCCATCTAGCCCTTTTGTTTGCGCAGAGGGTTTGAATCTCTCCATTATGGGTGGTGTTGGGTTTGGTTTTGATTGGATCGGGAATGACTACAAAGTGATCAGGATTTTAGAAGTTTTTAAGGATGCTGATTGGTCTCCGGATGTGATAGATCAAAAAGTTGAGGTTTATGATTTGCACACTGATTCTTGGAGAGAATTCCGTGTGGGTCAACAGTTTCCTAAAGTTCATTGGTTGCCACATTTCGAGATCTTTCATAAAGGAGCCTTTCATTGGTATGCAAATATAGATGACGCAATGGTAATTCTTTGTTTTGACATGAGTACTGAGATATTTCGCACCATGATAATGCCTGATTCTTTCAATGACTACGATGGGAAGTATTATAGCCTTGTAATCTTGAATGAGTCCCTAACATTAATTTGTTACCCCGATTCATATGCCGAGATTGATCTAACACAAGATTCAATGGATGTATGGATAATGATGGACTACGGTGTACGCGATTCATGGACTAAGAAATACATGATTAGACCTCCTCCATTCAAATCCCCACTAACAATTTGGAAGAATCACTTATTGTTTCTTCAAAACAAAGGTGGACTTCTTATTTCCTATGATCTTATTTCCAATGAAGCCAAGGAGTTCAACTTACAAGGGTATCCTCAAAGTTTGCGCATTATAGTTTACAAGGAAAGTTTGATTTCAATTCCAAAAAGAGTACGCAGGTCTAGTTCATCTTAA